The following coding sequences lie in one Cotesia glomerata isolate CgM1 linkage group LG5, MPM_Cglom_v2.3, whole genome shotgun sequence genomic window:
- the LOC123265247 gene encoding protein sym1-like isoform X1 — protein MRIIFVKIGELSRRYPIVRGMASYTVIWPTACLLQQKISGKEKLDYIHALRFSLYGGFFVGPTLFAWLKIATYLWPKPNLRSAITKALVEQVTYGPAAICCFFFGINLLEFKPISECVEEVKNKFFPTWRIGVFVWPILQTINYVFIPERNRVVYVSFCSLGWTSLLSYVKSLETSQLNSGTVLMKEPQVLVPAVTGTNNNNNNNDNNNNSSKNQTTESTQKKPTSLS, from the exons atgaggataatatttgtaaaaataggtGAATTGTCACGAAGATATCCAATAGTGCGGGGTATGGCATCTTACACAGTAATTTGGCCGACAGCCTGTTTGCTACAACAAAAAATATCGggtaaagaaaaattagacTACATACATGCGTTGAGATTTAGTCTTTATGGTGGATTTTTTGTCGGTCCAACTTTATTTGCTTGGTTGAAAATTGCAACATATTTGTGGCCAAAACCTAATCTGCGGTCTGCAATTACaaag gccTTGGTTGAGCAAGTTACTTATGGCCCAGCAGCAATATGTTGTTTTTTCTTTGGAATTAATTTGTTAGAATTTAAACCAATCTCGGAATGTGTtgaagaagttaaaaataaatttttccctACTTGGagg attggTGTATTTGTATGGCCAATACTCCAGACAATAAACTACGTGTTCATTCCGGAGCGTAATCGTGTTGTCTATGTTAGTTTCTGCAGCTTAGGATGGACATCACTATTATCGTACGTTAAATCATTAGAAACAAGTCAACTTAATAGCGGAACTGTACTGATGAAAGAACCCCAAGTTCTTGTACCTGCTGTTACTGGCactaacaacaacaacaataataatgataataataataattcaagtaaaaatcaaactacTGAAAGTACTCAAAAAAAACCAACGTCTTTATCTTAA
- the LOC123265247 gene encoding protein sym1-like isoform X2, whose product MASYTVIWPTACLLQQKISGKEKLDYIHALRFSLYGGFFVGPTLFAWLKIATYLWPKPNLRSAITKALVEQVTYGPAAICCFFFGINLLEFKPISECVEEVKNKFFPTWRIGVFVWPILQTINYVFIPERNRVVYVSFCSLGWTSLLSYVKSLETSQLNSGTVLMKEPQVLVPAVTGTNNNNNNNDNNNNSSKNQTTESTQKKPTSLS is encoded by the exons ATGGCATCTTACACAGTAATTTGGCCGACAGCCTGTTTGCTACAACAAAAAATATCGggtaaagaaaaattagacTACATACATGCGTTGAGATTTAGTCTTTATGGTGGATTTTTTGTCGGTCCAACTTTATTTGCTTGGTTGAAAATTGCAACATATTTGTGGCCAAAACCTAATCTGCGGTCTGCAATTACaaag gccTTGGTTGAGCAAGTTACTTATGGCCCAGCAGCAATATGTTGTTTTTTCTTTGGAATTAATTTGTTAGAATTTAAACCAATCTCGGAATGTGTtgaagaagttaaaaataaatttttccctACTTGGagg attggTGTATTTGTATGGCCAATACTCCAGACAATAAACTACGTGTTCATTCCGGAGCGTAATCGTGTTGTCTATGTTAGTTTCTGCAGCTTAGGATGGACATCACTATTATCGTACGTTAAATCATTAGAAACAAGTCAACTTAATAGCGGAACTGTACTGATGAAAGAACCCCAAGTTCTTGTACCTGCTGTTACTGGCactaacaacaacaacaataataatgataataataataattcaagtaaaaatcaaactacTGAAAGTACTCAAAAAAAACCAACGTCTTTATCTTAA
- the LOC123265239 gene encoding cytochrome P450 315a1, mitochondrial isoform X1: protein MFFNKNNNKKLLYLILNRFRVIKNNNNLNGDRSVKFFATIPECPKPGMLDGFISLINYNKAMKLHEIVDNKHRELGPIYKDQIGSVSAYFVNSPEDYRKIFTNEGPTPMHFLPEAWLIYNKSKKCSRGLLFMDGEEWLHFRRIINKLLLHPYDAKIITANACQNAAVKLTEEWKKNLVRNKWIIPKLETRLYKWSIEVMMASLLGSAWNKYRDSIGDKEADKLAQNLHEIFILTARLSLLPIKYIVRFNFPVWKKFIRVMDEILKIVSTMVPKMINFKGNGLLWMMINEGMTEKDATRIVTDLILAAGDTTAFSTQWALFLLASHSDVQNKLAGISGNLELKDTIKDSYIKGIIKESLRLYPTAPFLTRILPEDCLIAGHIVPRGELIIMSLYSSGRDPNNFVEPNEFMPERWIRNSKGNYDYVMNPFATIPFALGVRSCIGKKLAETQIIMTLSEIVKNFNMDCLNKQNVKLKLHMISVPSESIKLQLTKRINSIYNE, encoded by the exons atgtttttcaataaaaataacaacaaaaaactattatatttaatattaaatagatttagagtaataaaaaataataataatttaaatggtgATCGGAGTGTCAAATTTTTTGCAACTATTCCGGAGTGTCCGAAGCCCGGAATGTTAGACGGGTTTATATCgctgattaattataataaagcgatgaaattacatgaaattgttgataataaaCACCGAGAATTAGGTCCTATTTATAAGGATCAAATTGGATCTGTTAGTGCATACTTTGTTAACTCTCCAGAAGATTACAGGAAGATCTTTACAAATGAAGGACCAACGCCGATGCATTTTCTTCCTGAAGCCtggttaatttataataaatccaaaaaatgttcCCGTGGTTTGCTTTTTat ggatGGTGAAGAATGGTTACACTTTagaagaataataaataaattattattgcacCCTTATgacgctaaaataataactgCTAATGCTTGTCAAAATGCAGCTGTAAAATTAACTGAAGagtggaagaaaaatttagtgcGAAATAAATGGATCATACCGAAGTTAGAAACTCGTTTGTACAAATGGTCTATTGAGg TTATGATGGCAAGTTTACTGGGATCTGCTTGGAATAAATACAGAGATAGTATAGGAGATAAAGAAGCTGATAAACTAGCTCAGAATcttcatgaaatatttattttaacagcaAGATTATCATTGTTgccaataaaatatattgttagATTTAATTTTCCTGTTTGGAAGAAATTTATTAGAGTTATggatgaaattttgaagattgTTTCGACGATGGTGCCCaagatgattaattttaaaggaaaCGGGCTGCTCTGGATGATGATTAATGAAGGAATGACCGAAAAAGATGCCACAAGAATTGTTACAGATCTTATTTTAGCTGCTGGAGatact acggCATTTTCTACCCAATGGGCGCTATTTTTATTGGCAAGCCATTCGGATGTTCAAAATAAACTCGCAGGCATTTCCGGTAATTTAGAATTAAAAGATACAATAAAAGATTCTTATATTAAAGGAATTATCAAAGAATCTTTAAGATTGTACCCAACTGCTCCATTTTTAACGAGAATACTGCCAGAGGATTGTTTGATCGCCGGACATATTGTTCCACGTgga gaATTGATAATTATGTCTTTGTACTCGAGTGGCAGAGACCCGAATAATTTTGTAGAACCGAATGAATTTATGCCGGAAAGATGGATTAGAAATTCAAAAGGTAATTACGACTATGTAATGAACCCATTTGCTACAATTCCATTCGCTCTGGGCGTTAGAAGCTGCATCGGTAAAAAATTGGCAGAGACTCAAATAATAATGACATTAAGTgag attgttaaaaattttaacatggattgtttaaataaacaaaatgttaaattaaaattacacatGATATCAGTACCGTCAGAGTCAATTAAACTACAATTAACTAAGCGAATTAACTCAATTTATAAcgagtaa
- the LOC123265239 gene encoding cytochrome P450 315a1, mitochondrial isoform X3 — protein sequence MHFLPEAWLIYNKSKKCSRGLLFMDGEEWLHFRRIINKLLLHPYDAKIITANACQNAAVKLTEEWKKNLVRNKWIIPKLETRLYKWSIEVMMASLLGSAWNKYRDSIGDKEADKLAQNLHEIFILTARLSLLPIKYIVRFNFPVWKKFIRVMDEILKIVSTMVPKMINFKGNGLLWMMINEGMTEKDATRIVTDLILAAGDTTAFSTQWALFLLASHSDVQNKLAGISGNLELKDTIKDSYIKGIIKESLRLYPTAPFLTRILPEDCLIAGHIVPRGELIIMSLYSSGRDPNNFVEPNEFMPERWIRNSKGNYDYVMNPFATIPFALGVRSCIGKKLAETQIIMTLSEIVKNFNMDCLNKQNVKLKLHMISVPSESIKLQLTKRINSIYNE from the exons ATGCATTTTCTTCCTGAAGCCtggttaatttataataaatccaaaaaatgttcCCGTGGTTTGCTTTTTat ggatGGTGAAGAATGGTTACACTTTagaagaataataaataaattattattgcacCCTTATgacgctaaaataataactgCTAATGCTTGTCAAAATGCAGCTGTAAAATTAACTGAAGagtggaagaaaaatttagtgcGAAATAAATGGATCATACCGAAGTTAGAAACTCGTTTGTACAAATGGTCTATTGAGg TTATGATGGCAAGTTTACTGGGATCTGCTTGGAATAAATACAGAGATAGTATAGGAGATAAAGAAGCTGATAAACTAGCTCAGAATcttcatgaaatatttattttaacagcaAGATTATCATTGTTgccaataaaatatattgttagATTTAATTTTCCTGTTTGGAAGAAATTTATTAGAGTTATggatgaaattttgaagattgTTTCGACGATGGTGCCCaagatgattaattttaaaggaaaCGGGCTGCTCTGGATGATGATTAATGAAGGAATGACCGAAAAAGATGCCACAAGAATTGTTACAGATCTTATTTTAGCTGCTGGAGatact acggCATTTTCTACCCAATGGGCGCTATTTTTATTGGCAAGCCATTCGGATGTTCAAAATAAACTCGCAGGCATTTCCGGTAATTTAGAATTAAAAGATACAATAAAAGATTCTTATATTAAAGGAATTATCAAAGAATCTTTAAGATTGTACCCAACTGCTCCATTTTTAACGAGAATACTGCCAGAGGATTGTTTGATCGCCGGACATATTGTTCCACGTgga gaATTGATAATTATGTCTTTGTACTCGAGTGGCAGAGACCCGAATAATTTTGTAGAACCGAATGAATTTATGCCGGAAAGATGGATTAGAAATTCAAAAGGTAATTACGACTATGTAATGAACCCATTTGCTACAATTCCATTCGCTCTGGGCGTTAGAAGCTGCATCGGTAAAAAATTGGCAGAGACTCAAATAATAATGACATTAAGTgag attgttaaaaattttaacatggattgtttaaataaacaaaatgttaaattaaaattacacatGATATCAGTACCGTCAGAGTCAATTAAACTACAATTAACTAAGCGAATTAACTCAATTTATAAcgagtaa
- the LOC123265244 gene encoding transmembrane protein 120 homolog isoform X2 has protein sequence MMDTDLDSCLDDWKDLTKDYKDLEALNREYLAKLEEISDLQTKCLNGISHQRYRMGVISKSLKQFLKGSQVRQQVKKEMQKREEQLHEMEQTLPKSNGTYLSIILGSVNVSILNKNDKFKYKDEYEKFKLVLSVIGFILSVINLFTNFRTLELSFMFLLVWYYCTLTIRESILKVNGSRIKGWWRFHHFLSTVVSGLLLVWPNTGPWLCPVFTI, from the exons atgatggACACTGATCTTGATTCGTGCTTGGATGATTGGAAGGATTTGACTAAGGATTATAAAGATCTTGAG GCACTCAATAGAGAATACCTTGCTAAGTTAGAGGAAATATCAGATCTTCAGACAAAATGTCTCAATGGAATTTCACATCAGAGATATCGCATGGGTGTCATATCAAAATCTCTAAAACAAtt tttgaAAGGTAGTCAAGTCCGGCAGcaagttaaaaaagaaatgcAAAAACGAGAAGAACAATTGCATGAAATGGAACAAACATTACCAAAGTCCAATGGTacttatttatcaattattcttGGTAGTGTCAATGTTtctattttgaataaaaatgacaa gTTCAAATATAAAGAcgaatatgaaaaattcaagcTTGTTTTATCAGTAATTGGTTTCATTTTATCagtgattaatttatttactaactttag aaCATTGGAATTgagttttatgtttttattggTCTGGTATTATTGTACATTAACGATACGTGAAAgtatattaaaagtaaatgGCTCTCGTATAAAAGGATGGTGGCGATtccatcattttttatcaacagtAGTATCTGGACTATTGCTAGTTTGGCCAAACACCGGGCCCTG gcTTTGTCCAGTATTTACAATTTAG
- the LOC123265239 gene encoding cytochrome P450 315a1, mitochondrial isoform X2 → MLDGFISLINYNKAMKLHEIVDNKHRELGPIYKDQIGSVSAYFVNSPEDYRKIFTNEGPTPMHFLPEAWLIYNKSKKCSRGLLFMDGEEWLHFRRIINKLLLHPYDAKIITANACQNAAVKLTEEWKKNLVRNKWIIPKLETRLYKWSIEVMMASLLGSAWNKYRDSIGDKEADKLAQNLHEIFILTARLSLLPIKYIVRFNFPVWKKFIRVMDEILKIVSTMVPKMINFKGNGLLWMMINEGMTEKDATRIVTDLILAAGDTTAFSTQWALFLLASHSDVQNKLAGISGNLELKDTIKDSYIKGIIKESLRLYPTAPFLTRILPEDCLIAGHIVPRGELIIMSLYSSGRDPNNFVEPNEFMPERWIRNSKGNYDYVMNPFATIPFALGVRSCIGKKLAETQIIMTLSEIVKNFNMDCLNKQNVKLKLHMISVPSESIKLQLTKRINSIYNE, encoded by the exons ATGTTAGACGGGTTTATATCgctgattaattataataaagcgatgaaattacatgaaattgttgataataaaCACCGAGAATTAGGTCCTATTTATAAGGATCAAATTGGATCTGTTAGTGCATACTTTGTTAACTCTCCAGAAGATTACAGGAAGATCTTTACAAATGAAGGACCAACGCCGATGCATTTTCTTCCTGAAGCCtggttaatttataataaatccaaaaaatgttcCCGTGGTTTGCTTTTTat ggatGGTGAAGAATGGTTACACTTTagaagaataataaataaattattattgcacCCTTATgacgctaaaataataactgCTAATGCTTGTCAAAATGCAGCTGTAAAATTAACTGAAGagtggaagaaaaatttagtgcGAAATAAATGGATCATACCGAAGTTAGAAACTCGTTTGTACAAATGGTCTATTGAGg TTATGATGGCAAGTTTACTGGGATCTGCTTGGAATAAATACAGAGATAGTATAGGAGATAAAGAAGCTGATAAACTAGCTCAGAATcttcatgaaatatttattttaacagcaAGATTATCATTGTTgccaataaaatatattgttagATTTAATTTTCCTGTTTGGAAGAAATTTATTAGAGTTATggatgaaattttgaagattgTTTCGACGATGGTGCCCaagatgattaattttaaaggaaaCGGGCTGCTCTGGATGATGATTAATGAAGGAATGACCGAAAAAGATGCCACAAGAATTGTTACAGATCTTATTTTAGCTGCTGGAGatact acggCATTTTCTACCCAATGGGCGCTATTTTTATTGGCAAGCCATTCGGATGTTCAAAATAAACTCGCAGGCATTTCCGGTAATTTAGAATTAAAAGATACAATAAAAGATTCTTATATTAAAGGAATTATCAAAGAATCTTTAAGATTGTACCCAACTGCTCCATTTTTAACGAGAATACTGCCAGAGGATTGTTTGATCGCCGGACATATTGTTCCACGTgga gaATTGATAATTATGTCTTTGTACTCGAGTGGCAGAGACCCGAATAATTTTGTAGAACCGAATGAATTTATGCCGGAAAGATGGATTAGAAATTCAAAAGGTAATTACGACTATGTAATGAACCCATTTGCTACAATTCCATTCGCTCTGGGCGTTAGAAGCTGCATCGGTAAAAAATTGGCAGAGACTCAAATAATAATGACATTAAGTgag attgttaaaaattttaacatggattgtttaaataaacaaaatgttaaattaaaattacacatGATATCAGTACCGTCAGAGTCAATTAAACTACAATTAACTAAGCGAATTAACTCAATTTATAAcgagtaa
- the LOC123265244 gene encoding transmembrane protein 120 homolog isoform X1 yields MMDTDLDSCLDDWKDLTKDYKDLEALNREYLAKLEEISDLQTKCLNGISHQRYRMGVISKSLKQFLKGSQVRQQVKKEMQKREEQLHEMEQTLPKSNGTYLSIILGSVNVSILNKNDKFKYKDEYEKFKLVLSVIGFILSVINLFTNFRTLELSFMFLLVWYYCTLTIRESILKVNGSRIKGWWRFHHFLSTVVSGLLLVWPNTGPWYAFRGQFMWFNVYISFVQYLQFRYQHGVLYRLKALGERHNMDITIEGFHSWMWRGLSFLLPFLFIGYFFQLYNAYTLFCLTSHPEATWHVSVLSFMFFILFLGNAITTILVIPQKWQDRLTSRLPTVFAFKSDRRKSLGAKTHDLINNSIDKVNETPITEDKKSD; encoded by the exons atgatggACACTGATCTTGATTCGTGCTTGGATGATTGGAAGGATTTGACTAAGGATTATAAAGATCTTGAG GCACTCAATAGAGAATACCTTGCTAAGTTAGAGGAAATATCAGATCTTCAGACAAAATGTCTCAATGGAATTTCACATCAGAGATATCGCATGGGTGTCATATCAAAATCTCTAAAACAAtt tttgaAAGGTAGTCAAGTCCGGCAGcaagttaaaaaagaaatgcAAAAACGAGAAGAACAATTGCATGAAATGGAACAAACATTACCAAAGTCCAATGGTacttatttatcaattattcttGGTAGTGTCAATGTTtctattttgaataaaaatgacaa gTTCAAATATAAAGAcgaatatgaaaaattcaagcTTGTTTTATCAGTAATTGGTTTCATTTTATCagtgattaatttatttactaactttag aaCATTGGAATTgagttttatgtttttattggTCTGGTATTATTGTACATTAACGATACGTGAAAgtatattaaaagtaaatgGCTCTCGTATAAAAGGATGGTGGCGATtccatcattttttatcaacagtAGTATCTGGACTATTGCTAGTTTGGCCAAACACCGGGCCCTGGTACGCATTTCGTGGTCAATTTATGTGGTTCAACGTTTacataa gcTTTGTCCAGTATTTACAATTTAGATATCAACACGGAGTTTTATATCGATTAAAAGCACTGGGAGAGCGTCACAATATGGACATAACGATTGAGGGCTTCCACTCGTGGATGTGGCGCGGATTATCATTTCTTCTTCCATTTTTATTCATAGGATACTTTTTCCAATTGTACAACGCCTACACACTATTTTGCTTAACATCACACCCCGAAGCTACGTGGCATGTTTCTGTATTgagttttatgtttttcattCTATTCCTCGGCAACGCAATCACCACAATTTTGGTTATTCCACAAAAATGGCAAGACCGTTTGACAAGCCGGCTGCCAACTGTCTTTGCATTTAAATCCGACCGAAGAAAAAGTCTTGGAGCTAAAACTcatgatttaattaataattcaatagaTAAAGTTAATGAGACTCCAATTACTGAGGATAAAAAATCtgactaa